The following proteins come from a genomic window of Streptococcus oralis:
- a CDS encoding histidine phosphatase family protein: MKIIFVRHGEPDYRELEERSYTGFGMDLAPLSEKGRQQAQELCQNPLLQSANLLVTSAVTRALETAFYVSCATGLPLRVEPLLHEWQVYESGIENFERARCLFLESKGELLPNSSIQYETAAEMKSRFLECMTKYREHQTVVVVAHRMLMRQFVPNEKIDFCQVIECEIEI, translated from the coding sequence ATGAAGATTATCTTTGTACGTCATGGGGAACCAGATTACCGTGAGTTAGAGGAACGTTCTTATACAGGTTTTGGGATGGATTTGGCCCCCTTATCTGAGAAGGGACGACAACAAGCTCAGGAACTTTGCCAAAATCCCTTACTACAATCAGCTAACTTACTAGTGACTTCAGCAGTAACGAGAGCTTTAGAAACAGCTTTTTATGTTTCTTGTGCTACTGGCCTCCCTTTGAGGGTGGAGCCTTTGTTACACGAATGGCAGGTTTATGAAAGTGGTATAGAGAATTTTGAAAGAGCTAGATGTCTGTTTTTAGAAAGCAAGGGGGAGTTGCTTCCTAATAGTTCTATTCAATATGAGACAGCTGCGGAGATGAAGTCTCGTTTTCTAGAATGCATGACTAAGTATCGAGAACATCAGACTGTGGTAGTTGTCGCTCATCGAATGCTCATGCGCCAGTTTGTACCTAATGAAAAAATTGATTTTTGCCAAGTGATAGAGTGTGAGATAGAGATTTAG
- the radA gene encoding DNA repair protein RadA — translation MAKKKATFVCQNCGYNSPKYLGRCPNCGSWSSFVEEVEVAEVKNARVSLTGEKTKPMKLAEVTSINVNRTKTDMEEFNRVLGGGVVPGSLVLIGGDPGIGKSTLLLQVSTQLSQVGTVLYVSGEESAQQIKLRAERLGDIDSEFYLYAETNMQSVRSEVERIQPDFLIIDSIQTIMSPEISGVQGSVSQVREVTAELMQLAKTNNIAIFIVGHVTKEGTLAGPRMLEHMVDTVLYFEGERHHTFRILRAVKNRFGSTNEIGIFEMQSGGLVEVLNPSQVFLEERLDGATGSSIVVTMEGTRPILAEVQALVTPTMFGNAKRTTTGLDFNRASLIMAVLEKRAGLLLQNQDAYLKSAGGVKLDEPAIDLAVAVAIASSYKDKPTNPQECFVGELGLTGEIRRVNRIEQRINEAAKLGFTKIYVPKNSLTGITPPKEIEVIGVTTIQEVLKKVFA, via the coding sequence ATCGCAAAGAAAAAAGCGACATTTGTATGTCAAAATTGTGGGTATAATTCCCCAAAATATCTAGGGCGTTGTCCTAACTGTGGGTCTTGGTCTTCTTTTGTAGAAGAGGTTGAGGTTGCCGAGGTCAAGAATGCGCGTGTGTCCTTGACAGGTGAGAAAACCAAGCCCATGAAACTGGCTGAGGTGACTTCCATCAATGTCAATCGAACAAAGACGGATATGGAGGAATTCAACCGTGTGCTTGGAGGCGGAGTGGTACCAGGAAGTCTCGTCCTCATCGGTGGGGATCCAGGAATCGGGAAATCAACCCTTCTCTTACAAGTATCGACTCAGCTGTCCCAAGTAGGGACTGTTCTCTATGTCAGTGGGGAGGAGTCTGCTCAGCAGATTAAACTCCGTGCAGAGCGCTTGGGTGATATTGATAGTGAGTTTTATCTCTATGCAGAGACCAATATGCAGAGTGTTCGATCTGAGGTGGAGCGCATCCAACCAGATTTTCTCATCATCGACTCTATCCAGACTATTATGTCTCCTGAGATTTCAGGGGTGCAGGGGTCTGTGTCTCAGGTGCGTGAGGTGACCGCTGAGCTTATGCAGCTGGCTAAGACTAATAACATTGCCATTTTTATCGTAGGGCATGTGACCAAGGAAGGGACCTTGGCTGGTCCGCGTATGTTGGAGCATATGGTAGATACAGTGCTTTACTTTGAAGGGGAACGTCACCATACCTTTCGTATCTTGAGAGCAGTCAAAAACCGTTTTGGTTCCACTAATGAGATTGGCATCTTTGAGATGCAGTCGGGCGGATTGGTTGAGGTGCTCAATCCGAGTCAAGTTTTCCTAGAGGAGCGTTTGGATGGGGCTACTGGCTCGTCAATCGTTGTGACCATGGAAGGGACCCGTCCGATTTTAGCAGAAGTTCAAGCCTTGGTGACACCGACTATGTTTGGAAATGCCAAGCGTACTACGACAGGTCTTGATTTCAATCGTGCGAGTCTGATTATGGCTGTTTTGGAAAAACGGGCAGGGCTTCTCTTGCAAAATCAGGATGCCTATCTCAAATCTGCTGGTGGGGTCAAATTGGATGAGCCCGCTATTGATTTAGCCGTTGCAGTTGCTATTGCTTCGAGTTACAAGGACAAGCCTACCAATCCTCAGGAATGTTTTGTGGGTGAACTGGGCTTGACCGGAGAGATTCGGCGCGTGAATCGTATCGAACAACGTATCAATGAAGCGGCAAAACTGGGCTTTACCAAGATTTATGTACCCAAGAATTCCTTGACAGGAATCACTCCACCCAAGGAAATTGAAGTCATTGGTGTGACGACTATTCAGGAAGTTTTGAAAAAGGTCTTTGCATAA
- a CDS encoding beta-class carbonic anhydrase produces MSYFEQFMKANQAYVALHGQLNLPLKPKTRVAIVTCMDSRLHVAQALGLALGDAHILRNAGGRVTEDMIRSLVISQQQMGTREIVVLHHTDCGAQTFQNESFHEQLKHELGVDVSDQDFLPFQNVEESVREDMQLLRESPLIPDDVVISGAVYDVDTGSMREVY; encoded by the coding sequence GTGTCGTATTTTGAACAGTTTATGAAAGCCAATCAGGCTTATGTTGCCCTACATGGGCAGTTAAATTTGCCACTTAAACCCAAAACCAGAGTAGCTATCGTGACCTGCATGGACTCGCGTCTACACGTTGCGCAAGCTCTAGGTTTGGCCCTTGGGGATGCTCATATCTTGCGGAATGCGGGTGGTCGAGTAACTGAGGACATGATTCGTTCACTGGTGATTTCCCAGCAACAAATGGGGACAAGAGAGATTGTGGTGCTTCACCATACAGACTGTGGAGCTCAAACCTTTCAAAATGAAAGTTTTCATGAACAGTTGAAACATGAGCTCGGAGTTGATGTGTCTGATCAAGATTTTTTACCATTCCAGAATGTTGAAGAGAGTGTGAGAGAGGATATGCAGTTACTTCGAGAATCTCCACTGATTCCTGATGATGTGGTTATTTCAGGTGCTGTCTATGATGTGGATACAGGAAGTATGAGAGAAGTATACTAA